From a single Tursiops truncatus isolate mTurTru1 chromosome 20, mTurTru1.mat.Y, whole genome shotgun sequence genomic region:
- the SMCR8 gene encoding guanine nucleotide exchange protein SMCR8 → MISAPDVVAFTKEDEYEEEPYNEPALPEEYSVPLFPFASQGASPWSKLSGAKFSRDFILISEFSEQVGPQPLLTIPNDTKVFGTFDLNYFSLRIMSVDYQASFVGHPPGSAYPKLNFVEDSKVVLGDSKEGAFAYVHHLTLYDLEARGFVRPFCMAYISADQHKIMQQFQELSAEFSKASECLKTGNRKAFAGELEKKLKDLDYTRTVLHTETEIQKKANDKGFYSSQAIEKANELASVEKSIIEHQDLLRQIRSYPHRKLRGSDLCPGEMAHTQDPPSQAATTSDPEESADRDHYTCRPTYTPKLIKAKSTKCFDKKLKTLEELCDTEYFTQTLAQLSHIEHIFRGDLCYLLTSQIDRALLKQQHITNFLFEDLVEVDDRGEEKQESAPPKPSHDRPPSRSVEECPVPQVLISVGSYKSSVESVLIKMEQELGEEGSREVEVTESSSFDPQENLDYLDMDMKGSISSGESIEVLGTEKSTSVLSKSDSQASLTVPLSPQVVRSKAVSHRTISGDSIEVLSTCPSEALIPDDFKASYPSAINEEESYADDGGGAIHFQAGLSPPELGEAEEGGSGVTPSQTDSCCIGREGGTLRVPLSTPGHTLSDEDGVVSVPPQRYRQKDQEFHMDFSVENANASSRDSGSEGFPAYELDPSHLLISRDGSKTSLDDRSDATSYGSSVISSSSDRTPSSVPPTGPSSERHKKRAGQNALRFIRQYPFAHPAIYSLLSGRTLVILGEEEAAVRKLVTALSIFVPSYSLHAKPVKHWVSSPLHITDFQKWKLIGLQRVASPASAGTLHALSRYSRYTSILDLDRKTLRCPLYRGTLVPRLADHRTHIKRGSTYSLHVQSVLTQLCAKAFLYAFCRHLHLPARGTEAEGLAASRQASFLQLNLGLVNEDVKVVQYLAELLKLHYTREPSAAGQPVLRFDYVPSFLYKI, encoded by the exons ATGATCAGCGCCCCTGACGTGGTGGCCTTCACCAAAGAGGACGAATACGAGGAGGAACCTTACAATGAGCCGGCCCTGCCCGAGGAGTACTCGGTGCCGCTCTTCCCCTTCGCCAGCCAAGGAGCCAGTCCATGGTCCAAACTGTCCGGGGCCAAGTTCTCTCGGGACTTCATCCTTATTTCCGAGTTCTCTGAGCAGGTGGGACCCCAGCCCTTACTGACCATCCCCAATGACACCAAAGTTTTCGGTACTTTTGATCTCAATTACTTCTCTTTGCGGATCATGTCTGTGGATTACCAGGCCTCCTTCGTGGGCCATCCCCCTGGTTCTGCCTACCCCAAGCTGAACTTCGTGGAGGATTCCAAGGTCGTGCTGGGAGACTCCAAGGAGGGGGCCTTTGCCTACGTGCACCACCTCACCCTGTACGACCTGGAGGCCCGTGGCTTCGTGAGGCCCTTTTGTATGGCTTATATCTCAGCAGACCAGCACAAAATCATGCAGCAGTTCCAGGAGCTCTCAGCTGAATTTTCCAAAGCTTCAGAGTGCTTGAAAACAGGCAACAGGAAGGCATTTGCTGGGGAActtgaaaaaaaactgaaagaccTGGATTACACCAGGACAGTGCTGCACACCGAGACAGAGATCCAGAAGAAAGCCAACGACAAAGGTTTTTACTCATCTCAGGCCATCGAGAAGGCCAATGAGCTGGCCAGTGTGGAGAAGTCCATCATTGAACATCAAGACCTGCTGAGGCAGATCCGCTCGTACCCTCATCGGAAGTTGAGGGGGTCCGATTTGTGTCCTGGGGAGATGGCGCACACCCAGGATCCGCCCAGCCAGGCAGCCACTACCTCTGACCCCGAAGAGTCTGCTGACAGAGACCATTACACCTGCAGACCCACCTACACCCCAAAACTCATCAAAGCAAAGTCCACCAAGTGTTTTGACAAGAAGCTGAAGACCTTGGAAGAGCTCTGCGACACCGAGTACTTCACCCAGACCCTGGCCCAGCTCAGCCACATTGAGCACATTTTCAGAGGAGACCTGTGCTACCTCCTGACCAGTCAGATCGACAGAGCACTCCTGAAGCAACAGCATATCACAAACTTCCTCTTTGAAGACTTGGTAGAGGTCGATGACAGGGGGGAAGAGAAACAGGAGAGTGCACCCCCTAAGCCCAGTCACGACAGGCCGCCTTCCAGGTCTGTAGAAGAATGTCCAGTTCCTCAAGTGTTAATTAGCGTGGGCTCCTACAAGTCCAGTGTGGAGTCCGTGCTAATCAAGATGGAGCAGGAACTTGGGGAGGAGGGGTCCAGGGAAGTGGAGGTGACAGAGTCAAGCAGTTTTGACCCCCAGGAAAACTTGGACTACCTGGATATGGACATGAAAGGAAGCATCAGCAGTGGAGAGAGCATTGAGGTTCTTGGCACGGAGAAGTCCACCTCTGTGCTGTCTAAGTCTGACAGCCAGGCCAGCCTCACGGTGCCCTTGAGCCCCCAGGTGGTCCGGAGCAAGGCTGTCAGCCACAGGACGATCAGCGGGGACAGTATTGAAGTCCTCAGCACCTGCCCCTCTGAGGCCCTCATCCCCGACGACTTCAAGGCCAGTTACCCAAGTGCCATTAATGAAGAAGAGTCCTACGCAGATGACGGTGGGGGAGCCATCCACTTCCAGGCAGGCCTCAGCCCGCCGGAGCTGGGGGAGGCCGAGGAGGGCGGCTCGGGGGTCACCCCGTCACAGACAGACTCCTGCTGCATTGGGAGGGAGGGTGGCACTCTGCGGGTGCCGCTCTCCACCCCGGGCCACACGCTCTCTGACGAGGACGGGGTCGTGAGTGTCCCCCCGCAGCGCTACCGGCAGAAGGACCAGGAGTTCCACATGGACTTCTCGGTGGAAAACGCCAACGCCTCTTCCCGAGACAGCGGTTCCGAAGGCTTCCCTGCTTATGAGCTGGACCCGAGCCACCTTCTGATCAGCCGGGACGGCAGTAAGACCAGCCTGGATGACCGCTCCGACGCCACCAGCTACGGGAGCAGCGTCATCTCCTCCAGCTCCGACAGGACTCCCTCTTCTGTTCCTCCCACTGGCCCCTCTTCCGAGAGGCATAAGAAGAGGGCGGGCCAGAACGCCTTAAGATTCATCCGCCAGTACCCCTTTGCCCACCCAGCCATCTACTCCCTGCTCAGCGGGAGGACGCTCGTGATCCTCGGGGAGGAGGAGGCCGCAGTCAGGAAGCTTGTGACCGCGCTGTCCATCTTTGTCCCCAGCTACAGCCTCCACGCCAAGCCCGTGAAGCACTGGGTGTCCTCTCCGTTGCACATCACGGATTTTCAGAAATGGAAGCTTATTGGTCTGCAGAG GGTGGCGTCCCCCGCCAGTGCCGGCACTCTCCACGCCCTGAGCCGCTACAGCCGCTACACGAGCATCCTGGACCTGGACCGGAAGACCCTGCGCTGCCCCCTCTACAGAGGCACCCTGGTGCCCCGGCTGGCGGACCACCGCACACACATCAAGCGGGGCAGCACCTACTCCCTGCACGTGCAGAGTGTGCTCACGCAGCTCTGCGCCAAGGCCTTCCTCTATGCCTTCTGCCGCCACCTGCACCTGCCTGCCCGCGGCACGGAAGCTGAGGGGTTGGCCGCCAGCCGCCAGGCCAGCTTCTTGCAGCTGAACCTGGGGCTGGTGAACGAAGACGTCAAGGTGGTCCAGTACCTGGCAGAGCTGCTGAAGCTACACTACACGCGGGAGCCTTCCGCAGCCGGCCAACCCGTGCTCAGGTTCGACTACGTCCCCAGTTTCCTATACAAGATCTGA
- the SHMT1 gene encoding serine hydroxymethyltransferase, cytosolic isoform X5 encodes MGPALVIINSVVKNRMYGWWARGGVAADQQGRPEWGGKQVNPDTGYINYDQLEENARLFHPKLIIAGTSCYSRNLDYARLREIADDNGAYLMADMAHISGLVAAGVVPSPFEHCHVVSTTTHKTLRGCRAGMIFYRKGVRSVDPKTGRETRYNLESLINSAVFPGLQGGPHNHAIAGVAVALKQAMTPEFRLYQRQVLANCRALAETLMALGYKVVTAGDDSPAGHVVGGHTPPFLWKRKIPWLGTGLASMCLTRFPGGSDNHLILVDLRSKGTDGGRAEKVLEACSIACNKNTCPGDKSALRPSGLRLGTPALTSRGLLEEDFQKVAHFIHRGIELTLQIQDTVGVKATLKEFTEKLAGAEDHQRAVAALRAEVESFAALFPLPGLPDF; translated from the exons ATGGGACCAGCCCTTGTCATCATAAACAGTGTGGTCAAAAACCGCATGTACGGTTGGTGGGCTCGCGGAGGCGTGGCGGCTGATCAACAGGGACGACCAGAGTGGGGTGGAAAGCAG GTGAACCCCGACACCGGCTACATCAACTACGACCAGCTGGAGGAGAATGCCCGCCTCTTCCACCCGAAGCTCATCATCGCAG GGACCAGCTGCTACTCCCGGAACCTGGACTACGCCCGGCTGCGTGAGATCGCTGACGACAACGGGGCGTATCTCATGGCCGACATGGCACACATCAGTGGGCTGGTGGCGGCCGGCGTGGTGCCCTCCCCCTTCGAGCACTGCCACGTGGTGTCCACCACCACCCACAAGACTCTGCGGGGCTGCCGCGCCGGCATGATCTTCTACAGGAAGG GAGTGCGCAGCGTGGACCCGAAGACGGGCAGAGAGACTCGCTACAACCTGGAGTCACTCATCAACTCTGCTGTGTTCCCAGGCCTGCAGGGGGGCCCCCACAACCACGCCATTGCTG GGGTGGCGGTGGCTCTGAAGCAGGCCATGACTCCGGAGTTCAGACTCTACCAGCGCCAGGTGCTGGCCAACTGCAGGGCTCTGGCCGAGACCTTGATGGCGCTGGGCTACAAAGTGGTCACAG CAGGTGATGACAGCCCCGCAGGACACGTGGTGGGGGGTCACACACCCCCGTTTCTTTGGAAGAGAAAGATCCCTTGGCTCGGCACGGGTTTGGCTTCCATGTGTCTAACCCGGTTTCCAGGTGGTTCTGACAACCACTTGATCCTCGTGGACCTCCGCTCCAAAGGCACAGACGGCGGCCGGGCTGAGAAGGTGCTGGAAGCCTGTTCCATCGCCTGCAACAAGAACACCTGCCCAG GTGACAAAAGCGCCCTGCGGCCCAGCGGACTGCGCCTGGGGACCCCGGCGCTGACATCCCGAGGACTCTTGGAAGAAGATTTCCAAAAAGTTGCCCATTTTATTCACAGAG GGATAGAGCTGACCCTGCAGATCCAGGACACCGTGGGGGTGAAGGCTACCCTGAAGGAGTTCACGGAGAAGCTGGCAGGGGCCGAGGATCATCAGCGGGCTGTGGCGGCACTCAGGGCAGAGGTGGAGAGCTTCGCcgccctcttccctctgcccggCCTGCCCGACTTCTAG